The Tolypothrix sp. PCC 7712 genome segment CGTTTTGATTGGTTTGTTGGTATATCAGGGTTTCAAATGTTATTGGGTATTTGGTGTATTTCCCTTAGCCTGCAAAGGTTTGAGGCTTATTTCTTTCTCAAAAATGTTTAAGTCCCAATAAAGCTTTACCTGAGCCGCTTGACAAGAATACGCCTGCAAGCTTTTCCTCATTTTGGGCTAGTGCACGACGTACCTGAAACTTGACGGTGCGATCGCTTCTCCTATTGCTCAAGTTTCCTCTCTACGAGACACTACGTGAACGCTTGAAAATTCTGATGAGCAGCGTTAGCGTAGCTTACCGTAGGTATCGCTTTCACTTTACAATCAGTTCATTGCTATCAAATTTGATATCATGACTGAGCAAAAGTCCCCACCCAGCGAAATGATTCGCGTGCCTAATGCTTTAATTCCAGCAGTACGCCGACTATCAAAACTACACAGGCAAGGGCATACAATTGCCTTGGTGCAAGCCTTAGAGGAATTAATAGGAGAATTTGATAGCAAAAATGATATCGATATAACAGCAGGTAGTAAATCAGTTAAACAGCTAGAGAAGCAGCTGCTGAAACTGGAATCTCATCTTGCAGATCAAGGCTCCTCGGTAGAAACAAAACTTGAAACGATTACCAAGAAGCTAGAGCAAATCGAACGGGCGATGGCCTCTCTTCGATACAACAACTCTCGACCTCGCTCACATGCATACTCACACCAGCAACCCCAAGTTGAATTACAACCCAGGACAAACGAAAATCTTGCCCCAAGACTCGGTGTTAGCCCTCAAAGCTTGATTGCAGAAAGAGAAAAACTCAGCACCAAAGAATTTTTGAGTTGGTCACGGAACCGCGACCCAATGAGTACAGCTTGGGAATGGAATGCTCTTGACGGACTATACCACCCCCAACGGTAGACTCATCTGATTTTTGGTGGCAACATAGCAATCATACTCGTGGCGATCACTTGAAACTTCCTGCACCACCGCTACCAACAACCCCAACAGCAAATACAAAACAATAGCCTAAAAGCGGCCAGGATATAGTTCAAATTTTATTCTGGAGTTCGCACAAAAAAAATTTACCTAATGTTTGCTTTTTTTACGCAGTGCGTGAGAAGTCCCAACACGCCCAACATGGTGAATGTACTTTGCAGTTGTCGCCGGGGAAGCATGGCCCAAATCTGCTTGCAAGTCAAAATCAGAAGCTCCATTTTTCTTAGCCAGCGTCGCGTGAGTGTGGCGCAGAAAGTGGGCGCTGAACTTAATTCCCGCACAAGTAGAAATTTCCTCCATCATCAGTCGCAACCCGCGATCGCTTAAAGGTTTACCCCTATCCCGCCGACTGGGACTGGGAAACACCGGCTGATCGTTGCCAGCATCCCCACGATAATCCAGTAGCACCGCACTCGTCTCCGGATCGAGACTAATGGTTCTAGTTTTATTTCGTTTCCCCGTCACAGTTAACAATAAACAATCCCCATCCTCCCGAAACTGCCGCCAAAATAACCCCGGCGTAATTACGCGCTTACCATAATCAGAAGTTTGCCGCGCAATTTCTCCCGCCCTCACCCCACTGTAAAACATGAGAGTAAACAGCAGCCAATGCATCTTATTAGTATTGTGTTGCAAGTCTACTGCCATCGCCGCTTTTTCCAACTTAGCAATCTCGCGTTCCGAGAGAATCCGCTCTGCGAGCTTATCGTCCCACTGTATGCTTAAGTCCTTGCCCAAGTCGATAGCAAAATAACCAATAGAAGCTCTAGTACCCCATTCCCACAAACTTTTAATCGCTGCCGTGTACTTAGCCGCAGTATTTTTACTAATTCCATAAGTATTTTTCTTTCCCCGTACTGGCTTTTCATCCTTGAGCCAAGCCAGATAAGCGTGTAGATGGAATAACGTTACCATCCTCAAATCAGATATCCCAAACCGCGACTGCATATAATCGATAAGCTCATAACCAATTTGCCGATATGCCCGTCGCGTTTGGTCGCTTTTGATAGTGACAGAATGCACCCATAGCTCAATTAGCTGTTGTGTCGAATTAATTTTTTGGCGGTTGGGGAAATAATAATCCACAAGCGCAACACGAGCTTCATCAAGCGGTAGAGTCACCACCTCCACAGCAAGTGATTCCACGCTTTTGACAGGTAAATTTTCCATAATAAAATTCCTCAACCCCCACTGATAATTATGATGCCGAGAATCACAATTCCCGGTATCTTTATGATAATTCTTTCCCAGACACCACATAAATATCATCGAAAATAATCTATATCGTATATACGTGGATATCCTGTATGCGATGATGGTAGTGGGGAAAGTTGGGGAAGTAGGAGGAGATAGGGAGGTAGGGGGAGTGAGTAAATATTAGAACTCGAAGCAAATGGTTAAAGAACTGATTAGAAATCACTTCTCCACAACAAAAGCGCGAGGGACTGGTGGAATATCCGCAGATAAATATAAAACTTCTGTCTGAAGAAGACCGGGAGTTGGTGAAGCAGGCCAAGCAGCGTGCTGAGGAGTTGCGCTTAACTTTTAAAGAGTTTGTGCTGAATTGTATTAAACAAGCACTTGTGGAAGAGAGTGCGGATGGTGTAAGTGCAACTGCTGCCGAAATTGAAGCTTTGAAAGCTCAAATCGCCGCCCTGGAAGAGAAGGTGAATATTCCTTCTGCGACCAAAACGGAAGTACATACCCTCCAAGAGCGGTTAAATCAATTGCGGGTGGGGATTTCAAATGAAATTAAGAAGGATAGGGAGCAACTTGCTTCTTTAACGTTGGCGATCTCCCGACTTGAAAGCCAAATTGAACAGCTAATACCTTCCTTAAATCTTCAGGTGGATGGCGAAAGTAATGCTGATAGTGATAACGACTGGCTTTTTGGGGAAGGCTCCGGTGGTGTGGGAGGAGAAGATGTTGAGGATACCCAAACTGATGGAGCATGATGGGAGAAAGCTGTGTTTCAACTGGTATTTGGGCGAGGGGAAGTTACCAGAGACGAAAGCGGGGTTGTACGAGCAGTTTGTGGGGGATTCAGGATATTTACATCTACAAACAAATCCCCCAAAGGCACCCAATGGTCTATTCCCCATAACGGCATAACACCGTGTAAACTTTGAATGCTGTCGTGGATGCGCGATCACACTTGTTGCACCAAGTCATCAACTGGATTTGTTGCCCTTAATTGGACTTTTTTTTTAGATTTTTGAATACTGGGGTATGTTCCTCTGGGATTCCTTGCAGGGCGATCACATCACAGCCACCGTTATAAGCATCCTCATACGACCAACCAGCCCCCAGTTCATCATAAAAACCAACTGCAAACTTAATCGCTGCATCATCTCCTATCTTACTATTCATGCCGACTACATAATTGATATGTTGGGCGATCGCCGAAGCTTGAATCTCCGAATAGCAAGCGTTGAGAACAACACATTCCAGTCCTCGCGTAGCAAATCGTTTGAATAAATTTGCTAAAGCTTCAGTTGGGACAAGTTGCGCTAACCCTGCATCATTTTCCAGAAATAATCCATCATCTCCTGAACCATGCCCGCAAAAGTGAACAATCTCTGGGTTTAAATCTAACAAGGCACGACGTAAATCATCAGGACGAACCGCCCAGCGTTGCTGCAAAGTAAATTTTTCTCTATGCTGCGACCTTCGCAAACCCTCATCAATTTCTCGCATCTGTTTGTCTAAGCGCAATCTCGCTTCGTTGGTGGGGCTGGAGGCTAGCACTAAAATGGTTTTGCGCGAACTACTTTGAGGATTTTCCCGTTGTACCAAGTTCTGAAACTCTTCAAAGAGGATAGAGCGAACAATTTCTCGAATATCTGTGGTGTTAGAACCGTGAATTACAGCACGAGCAACTTCTCGAATCGCTTGTGCATCAAGTCCTTGGTAAGTGCGATCGCCAATATGAATATCTTGTCCCTGTCCGATATTAACGTTGTACTTACCTACTTGCAGATTTTGGCTACCACCACTGTTTAACCACTGACGCAAAGCTTCAATATCGGCATCAGTTTGATTTCCGTTAAGGATGCGTTGAATAATGTCGTTGAGGTTACTGGGGTTCGCCATTTATCATAGTTTTTTAGTTTTATTTTAGACGATAAAACAGTGAATTTACTTATCCATACTCGCCTTGTTCAATTTTTGTAAATCAGCTAGGTAAATAAACTGGCATCTACATGAAAATAGTCCGCAAGCGCTTCTGCTTGAATTTTACTAATGGTGCGATCGCCATTGACAATTTGCAAGGCGACTTCCAATGAACCAATTACCTCAGCTAATGCTTCGGGAGTCATATCGCGTGCGTCCATCAGATGCATTAACATCGAATTGGGTGTACCTTGAGGAATTGGGTAATGAGTTTCTTCAAACTTCTCAATTAATGTCACCAACAGTTCCAACAGCATCTCTTCTTCTGGTGTACGATTGGGGCGATGCTCTAAGTTTTGGGCAAGTGCGATCGCTTGTTCGTTTTCTTCTTCTGTAGTAATTATTTTTGGCTGATACTCGGCTAGCAATTTACCGTAAGATTCAGGATTAAAAGTACGGGTCATTTTTCCATTTATCCTTATCATATTCGGCGTGAGTTAGGACATATTTAATATAGATTCTTTGAGCTTCGTAAACAATATCAACAATTAAGCGGTAGTTGTTTCCTTTGATATTAAATACAGTGAAGTTACTGACAGCTTCTGCTTTTGGATAAATAGCCTGAACTTCAACCAGATTTTTCCATTCCGCTTTAGTTGCCACCCTATACCAATCATAAAGTGCATCACAGGCATCTGCGTGTGCTTCACAAAACTCCCGCAAAATCCTGCGGCTAATAACGTGCATTTAAATTTACTCTGATTACGACTATTAGAATTTTCTCCTAAATTGAAGGCTTTATAAAGCTTTTAGAACTGGGTTATTTTTCCAATGGCATTGCGGCGAAATGTTCTTGTAGCAACCTGTGGATAAAACGATAGCGTCTACCGACTCGCTGTTCCTGAAGCGCCGAATTCAATTCATCCAAGCCATCCAGCATCGGTAACAACTTGGCATCATCCACCCACTTTGCACCAATATCCTTCCGCACTCCATACAGGAATTGGATAATCAGCATCTTGTTCTGCCCGTGCAATCAAAGCTTTCGCTAAATCTAACATTGTAGTAGTTTTGCCAGCACCAGGATTACCCAAAATTAGTAACTTACCTGCGATTTCTTCCTGCTCAAATACATCCAAAATGCTTCGGTCATAAGGAATTGGTTCGCTGGGTTTATCTCCAATTTTGATATCAGAACTCCAAGGACGTTTTACCTGTTCCGGTTGCGCTTCCTTCCCCAAATTTATCAATACCGCATTGTGCAAAGATTGTTTAAGTCGGGCAACAACTTCACCTTTCACCGCTTGCAGCAATAGTTTCTCATTGCGAGGACGTTCGGCTTTTCGCTTTTCTTGCAGAACCAAACGCAACGCTTCTTTGATGACTTCAGCATCTGCACCTTGGTAAATGCGATCGCCAATGTGAATATCTCTACCTTCAGCGATATTGACAATATTCTTGCCAATCTGAATTTCATTGTCACCATTACCCGCACGCAGTAAACTCCGTATAGCTTGCCTGTCATCCTCAGTTTCCTGATGGTTAACAATGCGTTCAAAAATAGCCTTTAGGTCGTCATGGTCACTCATTGATGTCGTTCGGGATTGTAGCTACAGCAAAACAGATGCAGGAAAACTGAAAAAATACTGTTTAGAATTAGTATTTATTATGACAAATACTACAATTTTGGTGTTCCTTGACCGTATAGTCTCACTGACATCGAAAATTATGGTAGTAAAAATTAGTTGACCAGAGGAGAGCAGACATTGTGAGTAGTGTATTTGCAGACATCAAAGTTATTGGCGAGTGCGAAGAACCCGAATGGATCGCCGCAAAACTCCAACAAATGCAAGACCCAGAGTTTCAGGTTAGTGTGCTGGAAGATACAAGCCCAACTCGAAGTGGTGGTAAAGGGATTTTAGAGTTTTTAAACTTAGTTCAAGACCAGCCTTGGATGTACGCTACTCATAAATTTGGTTACATACCTCCCCGCAAACCAGGTTCAATGGAGCCTCAAATCATCCAACATCCCAGTGCGATCGCTGTTGTCAAAATGTTGGCACAACGCAATGAAAATGTCGCTGTGCAAAAATTTTACCTGGGATTGGATTTTGAAAACATGGCTATGGGGTGTCGTTTAGCGGAGGGTAATTACATAGCAATACAGGTTCCTGATGAAATAGCAATTGATTGGAAACAGTGGATTTACAAACCAGATATCGGTGCAATTGTAAATAGGACTGATAATTACGAAACCCTACCTTACAACTATGTTATTTTCCGCGTCAGTCGTTATGAAAATTAATTAGCTATCAAATCATCTTGTTTGCAATTGAAGGTGTTATTTTTATGGAGTTAATTCTGAATGAGCGACAATTTAACTAAGTTCACTAATGGTTATGCACTCTTAATTGGTGTTGGAGAATCTAAATATGCTCCTTTATCTTTGCCTGTAACTGTCAAAGATACCCAAGCAATTTATGCAGCTTTAATTGACCCAGAATTATGTGCTTATCCTGATGATAAAGACCATATTCGTGTTTTGAATAATCAAGAAGCGACAAAAACTGCTATTGTCGATGGATTGAATTGGTTAAAAGAAAAGGCTGCATCTGATAAAAATGCAACTATTTTTATTTACTATTCCGGTCACGGTTGGGTAGATAAAAATACACAAAAATATTATTTACTACAACATGATATTAAGCCAACTAAACTTGCAAGTTCTGCATTATCAGCAGAAATTTTTACCAATGCATTGCGAGAAATTCAAGCAGAACGCTTATTAGTTGTGATTGATAGTTGTCATGCTGCGGGAATGGCAACTTCTAAAGATGCAGATTTAGAGCTAGAAGAAGAATTTGATGATTTTATTCGAGTTGCTCCATCCAAGGGTTTTATTGACGCATTGAAACAAGGTAAAGGGAGAGTAGTCTTTACTTCCTCCAAAGGTGAGCAAAAATCATATCTCAAAGATGATTCATGCAGTATCTACACGTATCATTTCCTCGAAGCTTTACAAGGTGCTGGGAATAAATCGGGTGATACAGAGGTGCGAGTTTCTAATATCATGAATCATCTGGGTAAAGCTGTACCTGCAAGTGCGCGTCAGCTATATAATGTCGAGCAAATTCCTAATTTTGATATGGATGCAGGAGATTTTGTAATAGCTCAATTGCAGGGTGGTAAAGGTTTACCCAGTAAGGGATGGGATGAAGTGGGATCGGAAGCAACTCAAAAGATTAATAAAATAGCTGATGTCATAAATCAGCATGGTAAGTTTATTACTAATATTAATGAAGCTCATAGTATTCATATTGGTGATAATTATTCATAGGAGATTATAAAATATGAATCTTGATGAAATTGAAATAAATGCTATTTTTAATAAAATTATTGATAATGAGCATACTGCTGCGGATCTATTGGTATTACGACAGGCTCTTAGTGCAGGCGATAAGCCGACTTTAAAACAGTTGGGAAAATACATCACCAATATTGAAGAAGGGAAGGATATACATATAGGCGATCGCATTTACCAAGGTACGGATGCCGAAACGCTCAAAGCAATTCTGCAAGACATGTTGCAGGATATCCATGAGAGACAGAAAACACCTGCAAGATCATCCGCCGAAGAAGAACTTTATAAGCGTTTAAAACTTCTTAACGAAAGTAGTAAGTTAGACCCAAGATATATCACTTGTGCAGAGTATCAACTATTTATTGACGAAAGACAGAAATTGGATATAAATCAACAGCCCGATCATTGGAAAGATTATAAATTTATACCAGAAAATGAGAAAGAACCAATTATAGGAATAAGATATAATGATGCAAAAGAGTTTTGTCAATGGTTGACTAAGTGGGATTCTCAATATTTTAAAGGTAGATATCGATTACCTTCACTATTTGAAGTTAAACAATATCCAGCTCGTGAAACAGATATAGGATGCTGGTGTGATACGGAAGAAAGTAAACATGAAGTTTGGGGAATTGATAAGTCAGAAATTGAAAATTTACGAGACAAAATATTTAAGATACTAAATTCTTACTTTATTTTAGATATAAAAAATAATCTAGAATTGCGCTCTATTGCTCTCGAACTTTTGGGAATTGGTTTTCATGCTGCTGACGAGCTGGCTCGTGAAATTAATCTAGCTGGTATTCGTAATATTGCTCTTAATCATAAGCCTACTTTCGAGGATATTATCTCTAACATAATCTCCGACATAATCTCTGGTATAGATTTAGAAACGATAACTAAAGCTCAAGATATTAGTCTAAGCTCAGTTTATGATATTGCTAGTGGCTGTAACATCGACCTCAAAAAGGACTTCAAAAATATTACCGACTTTAATTTAGAGCTTATCCTAAAATATGCTTGTGAGCTTGATAAAGTTTTTAAAGCTGAAAAAGACATAGATTTTAACCGCAAAATTAGATCTATACCTAATGCTAATCCCTGTCGTCATTACTTATTATTAGTTTATGCTATTTGGAAACTCTTGTCAGTAATTTATGAAAAGGCAGTTAAACAAGTAGATATTTTTAAATTTCCAAAAAGACGAGAGTCGGAAAAAAGATTAAGTCGTGAGTATGGTATTAGACGAGATAAAACTTTTAAATTATATGTAGCGTTTGTTTTAATAGAAGAACGACGTAAAAACAATTTTACTGCTTGGGAAGGTATTAGGATATTTAGTCAAAAAAAAGATTGAATCAATATGATTCAATTAAATTTAATTAGAAAGCTTCTTAACTTTTAAAATTAAGTAACATAGTAACCAAATACCACCAAGGATATAAATAAAGCTTGTTATTATACTAATAACATTAGCTTTACTATAAAAAATTAAAATTGCTAACATTAAACCTCCTAATAATAGTATTAAAGCATAAATAAATAAAATAGTTATTCTCTGTGAAAATCCAGAGCGTAGCTGACGGTTTACCAAATAACGTTTGTCCTGTGTAAAAGGAAATTGTTTTTGACGCAGACGTTGCAAAGTTACCCTTCGTATTTCTGTTATCATTTTTACTGGTATATCGAAAAAAGGACAACTCAGAATTATATAAGGTAATATAATAGCCGCAAAAGTTATAGTTTTGATTAGCTCAATCATTCCTGTACTAGCTAGAGTAAAACCAATAAAGTAAACTCCTGAACTTCCGATAAGAATACACTTTTTAGCTTCAAAGTTATAATACGAAATAACAAGCATTGAACCTGACAAAGCTGCTGAAATTAAACTAGTTAAAATTTTTGGTTCAGCAGAATTTATTATATTAAATGGATCGCCTATAGTAATAACTAAACTAACCATTAGTAAAACAATAGAAGTGATACTAGCAGTACCATAACCTAAACCATCTTGTTTATCAATTCTTTTGAAAATATTGACTATAAAAACTAGCCAAAAAGCAGTTATAATAGCTCCTATAAAATTGGGTAAGCCAGAAAAAAACAAAATGTTTTTCATCGGTACTTTGGCTTGAATAGTCCATGCAGTTATAAAAATAATTTGTATTATTATTCGCAACCAAATATTTTGCAGAAACTTTCGTCTTTCATAAAAATGAGAATTTTTAAATAGATTATTTAAAAACTTTAAAGGAGGGAAATCCAATACATCTTCAACTAAACCAATGCAAAAAAAGACTAATCCGCCAAAAATTATCATTTTCAACTTAAAAAGTGTATCTGAATTTAATAAATTATTCAAAGACCCAAATTTCAAAATACTTAAAATAATTATTAGAGTAATCAAGTAACTAGATACTATAAACACACTTCCAAAACGAATTAGATTTTCTTGATTAAAACTAAATTGCTCGACTATGTTTATTTTTTTAATAAAAGAATATCTCTTTTGAAATCCTTGCCAAATTCCGACAAAAATTACAATAGATAGAACATAGGTAATTAAGGATAAAAACTCATTAGGCATAATAAAAATAAAAAAATATTATCAGTCAATTCATAATACATTAATTAAACCGAGAAAAAAAAGCTTCTACTTCAGCCCATTCATTACGCCAAAATCGCCAAAAACCCCAAATCCACCAACTATCCCATCTTAATAATGACCACCAGATCAAAGCAGGAAAATAACCTACTAGAAATTTTTCTAGAGGTTGTTTTGGAGTATTCACCGGATCAAGATTTTCCCAAGAAATCCAGTTTGATTGAACTCGCCATCCAACATTATTTCCAAAACAACACCAAGTTATATAATCGGTCTCTTGTGTCTCTTTAATACTTTTCCAAATAAGTTTCTGTTTACTAAAACCAAAACGATCTTCACTGTATTTAACCCAGAGTCGATCAATAATTTGAAGCTCATCATTAGGAATTTCTTTGATTGCTTTTAAATTTAACCAGCCTTTACCTTCTCTTTTAGCTGTCTTGAGTAAAATATTCAAAGTTTCCTCATCAGCTTCTTTCCACTTTCTTTTACTCAATAGTTTTTCTAGATTTTGTAAATTTTCGTAAATAATTCTCTTTTGAAAAATAAGAATATCTGGTTCATCTACGTTTCCATTAACGAGGTTATATAAGGGACGGGAGTATTTTAAAAACAGTTCAAATTGTTCTTGGGAACTATTTACTATAGCTTCTATAATTGACTTAAATTTATCTAAATCTTGCTTATTTTTTGTTTCGTCGGGGTAGGCATTCCAAAGCGATTTTCTTATTGTATCGCTGGCATTCTCCGGTCTAATATAAGCTAAAGCTAACCAATATTCAAATTCAGCAAGCTTACGAAGTTTAGGATTCCTATTAGAAAATTGTTGTCTGGCATATTTTAGTAAAAAAAATGATAACTCTTGTATTTGCTTAGTTCCTAAATTCTCATTTGTAACCAGACGATTTAATAATTCTTTTTTAATTTCTAGTGGCATTCGATACAGTTCAATTTTTTCATCTTCTAGTTCACATAATTCTGATAAGAGTAAATCACTTACTGCTATCCACGGAATTTCTAAACTAAACTGAACTCGCAAAGAGTAAAGTAAATGGGGAGTAATTGCCAAAGGTAAAGCTGCATAACACGCTAAATTAAGGTAACTAGGATATTTGTTAAACTTGTCAATAAAATTATTAACTTTATCTTTTTCTGTTTGTTTTTCACTTTGAGACATTGGTTCTATGATTCTTTTTTTATTTAATTAATAAAATGTTTTGCCTTGCAGCACTTTCATGCTTTTTTCTAACTCTTGATGATTAAATTCAAACATAGGAATAAGTTGAGAAACAAATTCTGCTGATGTCCCTTTCCAACGTTCTTTGGGTATTGGATTAATCCAGACTATATAATTAAGTTTAGATTTTAGTTGTTCAATAAAATCTTTTGTTAATTTCTCTCGTCTCTCAACATCAGTGGGTTTTTTTTCTTTTTTTCTTGCTGCTCCCGAATCACTAAAAATTAAAACAGACGTATAGTGAGGATGGATATTATTAATAATTTCATTTAGCAAAATTTTGTCATTTTTATTCGTATGATTTAGGTATAGCTCAGACTTATTAGGATAGTTATGAAAATAGTAAACTTTCACTTTATTTTTACTAAATCCACTGCTATGTAATGCTATTTCTACTAAATGATTTGAGGCAATATGAAAAGGAATCATTGACCCTTCTCGATCAATTAATAATATCAGTTCCGCTCGATTGACACGACTTGCTTTTAATACTAAGTTAGATAATATCCCTTTAACTGCTATTTCATTTACCGTTGCTTTTACATCTAGCTCATCTGCTACTCCTTCTCGAACTCTTCTACACAAACGACGTAAACTTTGTTGCATTTGTCGTTGAGTTATAGGTAATAATTTATCTATAGAAATATCACCTGTTACCTTGATCTCTTGATTTTTTTTATCTATGTTGCCTGTCAGTGTAGGTACATCAGGAAAAAGTGGCGGTTCCTGATGAGTATCATGAACTAATGTTTCAGGAATAATAGGCTTAACAAATCGAGACATAATTAGCTTAATTATTAAACTCACAACAATTAGAAAGAATAAGCTTATTCGTTCTATTTCAGGATTTCTTCTGTTGATATCTTTTATAGTTATAATTCCTCCCGTTACTTGGTTATTATTCGGAGGTAGTGAATCAATGTTAAGAATTTCCTTTTGTTTCTTTGTAAAACGAAATTTTTTTACCATTTCTAAT includes the following:
- a CDS encoding SUMF1/EgtB/PvdO family nonheme iron enzyme — translated: MNLDEIEINAIFNKIIDNEHTAADLLVLRQALSAGDKPTLKQLGKYITNIEEGKDIHIGDRIYQGTDAETLKAILQDMLQDIHERQKTPARSSAEEELYKRLKLLNESSKLDPRYITCAEYQLFIDERQKLDINQQPDHWKDYKFIPENEKEPIIGIRYNDAKEFCQWLTKWDSQYFKGRYRLPSLFEVKQYPARETDIGCWCDTEESKHEVWGIDKSEIENLRDKIFKILNSYFILDIKNNLELRSIALELLGIGFHAADELAREINLAGIRNIALNHKPTFEDIISNIISDIISGIDLETITKAQDISLSSVYDIASGCNIDLKKDFKNITDFNLELILKYACELDKVFKAEKDIDFNRKIRSIPNANPCRHYLLLVYAIWKLLSVIYEKAVKQVDIFKFPKRRESEKRLSREYGIRRDKTFKLYVAFVLIEERRKNNFTAWEGIRIFSQKKD
- a CDS encoding tyrosine-type recombinase/integrase — translated: MENLPVKSVESLAVEVVTLPLDEARVALVDYYFPNRQKINSTQQLIELWVHSVTIKSDQTRRAYRQIGYELIDYMQSRFGISDLRMVTLFHLHAYLAWLKDEKPVRGKKNTYGISKNTAAKYTAAIKSLWEWGTRASIGYFAIDLGKDLSIQWDDKLAERILSEREIAKLEKAAMAVDLQHNTNKMHWLLFTLMFYSGVRAGEIARQTSDYGKRVITPGLFWRQFREDGDCLLLTVTGKRNKTRTISLDPETSAVLLDYRGDAGNDQPVFPSPSRRDRGKPLSDRGLRLMMEEISTCAGIKFSAHFLRHTHATLAKKNGASDFDLQADLGHASPATTAKYIHHVGRVGTSHALRKKSKH
- a CDS encoding caspase family protein, with protein sequence MSDNLTKFTNGYALLIGVGESKYAPLSLPVTVKDTQAIYAALIDPELCAYPDDKDHIRVLNNQEATKTAIVDGLNWLKEKAASDKNATIFIYYSGHGWVDKNTQKYYLLQHDIKPTKLASSALSAEIFTNALREIQAERLLVVIDSCHAAGMATSKDADLELEEEFDDFIRVAPSKGFIDALKQGKGRVVFTSSKGEQKSYLKDDSCSIYTYHFLEALQGAGNKSGDTEVRVSNIMNHLGKAVPASARQLYNVEQIPNFDMDAGDFVIAQLQGGKGLPSKGWDEVGSEATQKINKIADVINQHGKFITNINEAHSIHIGDNYS
- a CDS encoding type II toxin-antitoxin system HigB family toxin, which produces MHVISRRILREFCEAHADACDALYDWYRVATKAEWKNLVEVQAIYPKAEAVSNFTVFNIKGNNYRLIVDIVYEAQRIYIKYVLTHAEYDKDKWKNDPYF
- a CDS encoding GUN4 domain-containing protein, encoding MSQSEKQTEKDKVNNFIDKFNKYPSYLNLACYAALPLAITPHLLYSLRVQFSLEIPWIAVSDLLLSELCELEDEKIELYRMPLEIKKELLNRLVTNENLGTKQIQELSFFLLKYARQQFSNRNPKLRKLAEFEYWLALAYIRPENASDTIRKSLWNAYPDETKNKQDLDKFKSIIEAIVNSSQEQFELFLKYSRPLYNLVNGNVDEPDILIFQKRIIYENLQNLEKLLSKRKWKEADEETLNILLKTAKREGKGWLNLKAIKEIPNDELQIIDRLWVKYSEDRFGFSKQKLIWKSIKETQETDYITWCCFGNNVGWRVQSNWISWENLDPVNTPKQPLEKFLVGYFPALIWWSLLRWDSWWIWGFWRFWRNEWAEVEAFFSRFN
- a CDS encoding helix-turn-helix domain-containing protein, which encodes MTRTFNPESYGKLLAEYQPKIITTEEENEQAIALAQNLEHRPNRTPEEEMLLELLVTLIEKFEETHYPIPQGTPNSMLMHLMDARDMTPEALAEVIGSLEVALQIVNGDRTISKIQAEALADYFHVDASLFT
- a CDS encoding CHAT domain-containing protein, producing MANPSNLNDIIQRILNGNQTDADIEALRQWLNSGGSQNLQVGKYNVNIGQGQDIHIGDRTYQGLDAQAIREVARAVIHGSNTTDIREIVRSILFEEFQNLVQRENPQSSSRKTILVLASSPTNEARLRLDKQMREIDEGLRRSQHREKFTLQQRWAVRPDDLRRALLDLNPEIVHFCGHGSGDDGLFLENDAGLAQLVPTEALANLFKRFATRGLECVVLNACYSEIQASAIAQHINYVVGMNSKIGDDAAIKFAVGFYDELGAGWSYEDAYNGGCDVIALQGIPEEHTPVFKNLKKKSN